GTTCATGTTCACGTGTTCGGCCTGCCACGGCAACTACGCCGACGCCGGGCTGGATCCGGTCACCTTCCACGAGGACTACGGCCACCGCAAGAGTCCAAAAGGGCTCGCCTCCGCAACCCAGGGCTTCTTGACCGGCGTGACGTACGCCATGACCAATTTCAACAACACTTTGACGGCCATGATGAACTGCGCCGATGGAGCCGGGAACCTCCTCGACAACTCGGTGGTGTACTCCACCTCCTGCACGAGCGAGTCGCAGACGCACAGTGGCGATGACTACCCAACCTTGGTCGCGGGAAAGGCAGGCGGCCTGCTGAAGACCGACCAGCACATGCGCTTTGCCGGCGGGCCGCCGGGAACGACCGGGGCACCCAACGGCGACAACCAGTCCAAGGTGGCGTACACGTTGCTGACGGCACTGGGGAGGCCTGCGAGTCCCTGGGGGATGGGGGCTTCGCAGGCCACCACCGGCCTCCCGTCGATGCTGGCATAGCGGCCCGACGCCCAGAGGGCGAGAATACGTGCGGCCTCAGCTCGCGGCGCGCATCGACGTTAATTGTCACGCGCGGCTGCTATGTTGCGGCGATGCCCTTCTCACGGGTGGAGTCGGTCCAGCACGAGATCCGTGCACACTATCGAGCGTTACGGGCGATCCGGACGCGCAAGGCGCTGGAGCGGAGCGCCCTGTGGGCTGAAATCGCCGGCGAGGCGCAGCGGGTGCTCGAGGGCGTGGAGCGGGGCGATCGCGCATCGGTGGCCGCGCCAGGGTCGCGCGCGCGAAAGCTGCGGGCGGTTGCTTGGAACATCCAGCGAGGGGCGCGACTAGATGACCTGCGGCGCGCCGTCGCGGCGCCGCCGTTCGCCGATGCCGACCTGTTCTTGCTCAGTGAGGTGGACATCGGCCTCGGGCGTTCGGGCAACCGCAATGTCGCGCGCGAACTGGCCGAGACGCTCGGCATGAGCTACGCATTCGGCGTTTCCTATCTCGCGCTCACCGACGATTTCGGTGATGACGCGGGGGGCGTCGAGAACACGCTGGCGTTGTCGGGCGCGGCCGTCATCTCCCGTCATCCCATCGGGCGCGTCGAGAACATCGATCTCCCCGAGATCCGCGACAAGTTTCACTCTTCGGAAAAGCGCCTTGGCAAGAAGCGCGCCCTGCTGGCGGAGATCGCTCTTCCCGACGGCCCGCTCGTGGTGGCGGCCTGCCACCTCGACTCGAACGCCTCCCCCGGGCAACGCGCGCACCAGCTTACCGGAGTGCTCGACAGCATCGATCGCAGTGGCGTGACCCGCGCGCTGGTGGGGGGCGACTTTAACAGCAGCACGTATGACCTCTCGAGCACGTTCGCGCTGGCCCGAGACATTCTGCACAAATTTCTTGTCACCGGGTTCCGCGCCACCGTCGATCAATATCTGACGCCGGAGAAGCACTACGAGCGGCCGGTGTTCGATCTCCTGCGGGCGCGCCACTTCGCTGTCGAGGGATTCAACGACCGCGCCCTTGGCACCTACTTCTACGACCTCACGGATTCATACGTCCTCGCCCACTCGCAGAAGCAGGTCGGACGATTGCTGACGCGCCTCCTCGTGCGCCTTCTCCGCCCATGGAACGGCTGCGTGCCCGTGCGGCTCGATTGGTTCGCCGGCCGTAACCTCACGCCAGTGGGCGCGACCGTCGAGCGCCCGCGCGCTGCCGTCGATGGACGGCCTCTGTCAGATCACTCGGCGGTCATCGTCGACGTCGCCGTCCAGAAGGCGGAACGTTCCGCCACCGACCAGTAGCGCTCGCTACTCCGCGCGGACAGCAGCAGAGATCCCAGGCTCTCCGCAGCGCGCCCGCCGTTTACCAACAACAGACCGAACGGAAACGAATGCCCCGCCCTCGCGGCGCGAAAATGCCCCGCGGAGGTGGACCATGAGCGGACTCGGTGGACTCAACAAATCACCGGCGGGCGTCGTGCTCGGCCTGGTGCAGCTGCAGCTGCCGACGGTGACGACGCCTGGCGAGCTCGGGGCGCAGACCAAGCGCATCGTCGAGATGGTCGGCAAGGCGCGGCGCAACCTGCCGACGATGGACCTCGTCGTCTTCCCCGAGTACTCGCTGCACGGGCTCTCGATGAGCATCGACCCCGCGCTCATGTGCCGCATGGACGGGCCCGAGGTCGCGGCGTTTCGCGCGGCTTGCCGCGAACAGCGAATCTGGGGCTGCTTCTCGATCATGGAGGCGAACCCGCGCGGCAACCCTTACAACACGGGCTTCATCCTCGACGACGCGGGCGAGCTGCAGCTCTACTACCGCAAGCTGCACCCGTGGGTCCCCGTCGAGCCGTGGGAGCCCGGCGACCTCGGCATCCCCGTGTGCGAGGGCCCGAACGGCAGCCGCCTCGCGCTCATCATCTGCCACGACGGCATGTTCCCCGAGATGGCGCGCGAGTGCGCGTACCAGGGCGCCGAGATCATCCTGCGCACGGCCGGGTACACGGCGCCCATCCGCCACGCGTGGAAGATCACGAATCAGGCGAACGCGTTCCAGAACCTCGCCGTGACGGCATCGGTCTGCCTGTGCGGCTCCGACGGGACGTTCGACTCGATGGGCGAGGGCCAGATCGTGAACTTTGACGGCGTGGCACTTGCCGAGGGCGGCGCGCGCGCCGACGAGATCGTCACGGCGGAGGTGCGGCCCGATCTCGTGCGCGAGGCGCGGCGGCTCTGGGGCGTCGAGAACAACATCTATCAGCTCGGCCATCGCGGCTATGTGGCCGTCGCGGGCGGCGCCGACGATTGCCCTTACACGTACATGCGCGACCTCGTCGCCGGCCGATACCGACTGCCGTGGGAGAGCGAGGTCGTCCACGTCGACGGAACGTCATGCGGCTTCCCGGCGCCGACGCGCAAGTACGCGCCCGCGGCCGCCGCGCCGCTCAAGCGCACGGGGTGACGTCCCGGATCAGTCGGCGGCGCCCCGCACGACCGCTGCAAAATCGTCGAGGATCGCTTTGGCGTCCCGAAGCTTCGCTTCCGCCGACGCTCGATCAATGCAGCAGGCCGAACCGCTTGAGCAGCAGGGCCGCCGCGGCGATCACCAGGGCCGCGGTGGCGAGGTGGCCGAGGAGACGGCGGAACGGAGTGATGGGCTTCGGCTTCGTCTTGCTGGGTGCCGCGCCGGTCACACCGTGGACAGTGGCGCGGAAGCCGCCACGCAGAGAGCTGAGAGTGCCTCCCCCACCGCTTCTGCTACGCCGAGAATGCCCCCGCTTGCGCCTCATGCCTTGTTCATACCACCGGCGGGCGCTACGGGGAGCGCACGAGCGCGGGTAGAACGTATCTGGGAGCTTGCAGTCCAGCGCTCCGAACGATCCTGGAGGAAGGACCGCGCTCTCGGCCAACTCCAAGGAGACGGCCGGACGGCGGCGGGTGACGGCACCAGTAACGCTGGGCGAGGGGCTTCTCGGTGACGTCGTCGCGGAGTGTCTGGCGCGGCATCCCCAGATGAGCGCCGAGAGACAATTTACCTTCACGCCGCGGCGGCATTTGCCGCGCGCACGGCTTGCAACTCGAGCTCGATCTCGACGCGATCACTGACCAGCACGCCCCCGGTCTCGAGGGCCTGGTTCCACTTGAGGCCGAAGTCCTTTCGGTCGAAGGCGCCCTTCGCCGTGAAGCCGACCCGTTCGTTGCCCCAGGGGTCCTTGCCGCGACCGCCGTACTCGACGTCCAGCGCGATGTCGCGCTTGACATCGCGAATGGTCAGCTCTCCGGTCAGGCGGTAGCGCTCTTTCCCGAGCGTCTCGATCGCCGTGCTGCGAAACCGGATCTGGGGAAAATGCTCGACGTCGAAGAAGTCGGCCGACCTCAAGTGATCGTCGCGCTGGGCCGTGCCGGTGTCGATGCTGGAGGCATCGATCGTGGCTTCCACGACCGAGCGGGCGAGGTCGCTTTCGTCGAGCTCGATGTTCCCGCTGAACTTCCCGAAGCGGCCTCGGACCTTCGAGACCACCATGTGGCGAACCGAGAAGCTGATGTCTGAGTGAACGGTGTCGAGGTTCCAGTGATTGGTCGGCATTGACGTGTCCTCCTGCTACAACACATACAACCGTTCCAGCATTGGGACTAGACAGGAAGATCTAGACTATCTGTTCCCATGGTAGAACAATCTGCGGTCATGGACTTGAACGAGATGCTGGTGTTCGCGCGCGTCGCTCTGACCGGGAGTTTCACGACCGCGGCGGCCGACCTCGGGATGCCGAAGTCGACGGTCAGCCGGAAGGTCACCGAGTTGGAGGCCCGTCTCAAGGCGCGCCTCCTCAATCGCACCACCCGAAAGGTGAGCCTGACCGACGTCGGCCGGACCTACTACGACTACTGCGCCCGCGTGGTGGCCGAGATCGAAGACGCCGAGCGCGCCGTCACTAATCTCCAAGAGATGCCGCGCGGCTTGCTGCGCGTGACCACGGGACCGAACGTCGCTTTCTTGACCCCGATTCTGAATGACTACATGAGGCGCTATCCGGAGGTGCGGGTCGAGATCTTCTGCACCGGACGCACTGTCGACCTGATCGAGGAGCGGTTCGACGTCGCGATCCGGGCAGGCGTGCTCGGCGACTCGACGCTGATCGCACGCAGCCTCGGCAAAGTGAGGTGGTTCCTGGTCGGCGCGCCGGCGTATCTCAAGAAACACGGACGCCCGCGAGCGATCGACGATCTAAAGCAGCACGACTGCATCATGTTCGGCACGGCCTCGAGCGGCGCGGCGCTACGTCTCCAGAGAGGCGACAGGGCGGCGCATGTCGAGCCGCCCGCGCGCTTCATGGTGAACGACTTCGATCTCGTCCACGCCGCTGCGCTGGCGGGCTTGGGCGTCGCGCTCCTCCCCGCCTACTTTTGCCTGGACGACATTCGCACGAAGCGGCTCGAACGCGTACTCGGCGATTGGGAAGCACCGCCGGTGCCGGTCCACGTCGTGTACCCGGGCGCGCGCTACGTCTCGCCTAAGGTGAAGACCTTCGTCGACCATCTGCAGGAGCGCACGACGCCGCCGCCGTGGGAAGTCGGCCCCATGCCGTGAGCTGTCAGCTTGGCCGTGCTCCGCTCATCCCGCCAAGCCATGGTGCGGCGCCGCCATCGAGTTCGTCACCCGGCCCTTCGCCGCTTCGCGCCCATTCACTTCTGGTTGCGCGAGATCTAGATCGCGGCCGCCGCCGCCTTGAGAGCTTCTGCCGCGCCCGACGTCAGGCCGTCGCCGTGGCAGGGGACGAGGCGGGCCAACCCCGGCAGATCGGCCCACTCGGCGAGTTGCCGCTTGAGCGCGCCCTTGTCCTTGATGAACATCATCTTGAAGACGGGCACGATCTTCGGGCCCCCGCCGAAACCCATGAGGCGTGGAAGCAGGCCGAGGGAGTCCTTCGGATTGTTCTGGAGCACGTCGGAGACGAGGAGGCTCACCCGCCGTCCACCGTCGCTCTTGACGATGACGGCCGGCTCGCCGGTCTTCGCGCCCGCGACGGGCATGACCTCGACCGTCGGGTCAGGCGGGACGTCCTCGAGCATGCCCGCGATGTCGGCGCGCGCGCGCAGCTTCGCCTCGCATTGCTTCGGGCCGTAGACCTTGAGCCCGAGCTTCTCGGCGAACGCGCGCGCGTCGATCATGTGCTGGTCGTGCGTGACGACGAGGATCGACGGGCGTCCCCAGGCCGTCACCTCGGCGAGCAGCTTCTCCTCGAGAGGGATCGCCATCCCGAAGAACATCAGCGTCCCGTCCGACCGCTTGATGATGAACATCCGTCGCTTGAAGGGAATGCCGGGCACATCCCCCTGGACGGCCCAGAGGTTGTCCTCGAGCTTCTCGATCGGATCGTGACGCGTGACGGTCCAGGGGCGCGGTGGCTTCGGCATGGATCCTCCTTCCGTGTTGAGTACCACGCCTTCGATCGACGCCGGCGGATTGCTGATGCGCTCGCGTCGTGGCGCAGTCGTCCACGCCAGCATGGTCTAGCTGGCCGCCAAGGAGAAGCCGGGCAAGGAGAGATGACGTCCTCGATGCTGGCGCGTCGGACCGTGATCGGGCAGGCGATTCTCAAGACGGTCGACAAGGCGATGGAAACCGCGGGCGGTGTGGGCTTCTTCCGCGAGACCGGCCTCGAGCGCCTGTTCCGCGACGTCCAGGCCTCGCGGTGCCAACCCGCGCCCGAAAAGACGCAGACGCGCCTCACGGGCCGCGTCCCCCTCGGTCTGGACATCGACGGATAACGCCCAGAGCGTTCAAGGGACGAACAAGAGCCGGCGGTCGTTATTGAGCGACGTGGTAGAGGATTGAAAGTTCGATACGGGCGTTCCGCGCGCGGCCGCCCGCGGTCGCGTTGTCGGCGACGGGTTGCTCCCGGCCTTTCCCGTCAACGTTCAGGCGCTTTGGATCGATACCCCGCGTGACCAGCGCCCAGTAAACAGCGTTGGCCCGCGCCAGGGAGAGCGCCGCCAGTTCCTTCGGCGCTCCCTGGTCGTCGGTGAAGCCCGCTATTTGGACCGGATAGCTCGGGTAATTGGCGAGAAGCTCTTTGACTGAATCCAGTGTCTTCGCGCCCTCCGGCAAAAGTACGGACTGCTTGTCGGCGAACAGCCCGCCCAGAACCACGACCAACCGCTGCAGATCCCCTGCTCGTTCAAGGCGCAGTTTCACACCAGAAAGGGCGCTGGCGTCGGCTTCCAGTGCAGCGTCGCGCGCGCGATTGGCGACGAGCTCCGCGGTTCTCTCGTATTGCGGCCGGGCCACCGCGATGCCGCCATCTGCTTCGGACTGGGCAAGCGCGGTCCGCGCCAGCGCCTCATCCCAGCGACCGGCGTCGAACTCTTTGTGGGCCTCCTGCAGCATGTTGGTGGCCGCGACGTACTTGACCTTGGCATAGCGCGGGGCCTGGACCGTCTCGGCAGTTCGAATCGCCAGTTCGGCGCGACGGATCCCGTCCAGGGCCTCCGCCCGTCGCTGCTGCGATGACAGCTGGTCCGCCAACTTCTGCCGTTCGCTCACGGCCTGTTGTTTGGCGCTGGCCATTTGTTCGGTCATCGTCTTCCGTTCCTGCGCGGCCGCTGCCTTCGTCGCCCGGAGCTTCTCCAGCAGGTCCACGCCTTCCCTGACGATTGCCAGCTGATCTTCCAGCCGGGCGTCCTCGTCCCTGACGATGGCCAGCTTGTCGTCAAGCTGTGCGCTTTGGCTCTGGGCATACTCGGCCTGCAAGATTGCCAGCGCCGTTTTCATCTTGATCTGCCCCAGCAAGGCGTCTCGCCGGGCAGCGTAAGTATCTCGTCGATCCCACGCTGCGTGCGCGCGCAGCAAAAGATCGTCAGCTTCCGCCAGGAGATCGAACGCGCGGCGATCGGCATCCCTCAGCGTGGGATCGGCGCGCAGCTTCTCCAGCGCCACCAATTCGACCGGTCGGGGGCGGGCGGCGCAACCCAGCGTTGCGAGCACCGGGATGGCCAGAACCAGCAACGAACACTTCTTTTCCGACATCCTGCGCGCAGTCTACCTGAACCCGCTCAGCCGCCGAAAATCAGCGCTATTCCCCGGGTTTTCTGGCTTCGGTCGGACTGCCAAAACAAAGTTACAAAGGTTTTTCGTGTGCGAAATCACCTGTTAACCAAAGCCCCCTAGAGTGGCTGTAAGGAAATCGGAGGCCAGCCATGTGGGAGCAATACAAAAAAACGTTCGGCAGCATGCAGGCATTCATCGTCCTCGTCGCGATCGCTCTCTATTTCGGATTGGGCCGGTCCGTGGCCACGGCTTCGGGATTTTTCTTGATGATGCAGGTGGGAGCAGTGTTCGGGGCGATGTGGGCCGCCAGACTGAGGCGGCGAGCCAATCCGCCAGCGTGGTGATGCGAGTGGTCCAACGTCAACCAACAGGTGAGAGGTAAAAAAAGACATGTTCAAAATCCGTAACGTGAAACAACGACGCTGGCTGGCGGCCATGGTTTTGACCGTGACGCTGGTCGGAGCGTCAGCCACTCAGGCATTCGCCGACGACCCGGTGCCCGACAAGACCGGTGGGTTCCAGACCACGCCGACCGCTTTCTCGGTGCCTGGCTATACCAAGCCCGTGCCGGAGAAGGCGACCACCAAGGATCTGGCGGTCGCCGTCGACGCCGTGGCGCAATCCGCATCGCACAGCATCTACTCGATCAACTTCGTGTGGACCCTGGTGGCGGGCTTTCTGGTTATGTTCATGCAGGCGGGATTCGCTCTGGTCGAAACCGGCCTGATTCGCGCGAAGAACGCTTCCCACACGTTCTCGATGAACTTCATGGTGTACGGGCTGGGCATGCTGGGCTTCTTCGTCTGCGGCTTCGCCTTCATGTGCGGCGGCCTCAACGGAACGGCCATCGGCGGCCCAGCGTCGCTGGGAGGAACGCCGACGCTGCATTCGATGTTGACCATCGGATCGGCGATGAACGGTGACCACGGCTGGGGCCTCATCGGCACCACCGGCTTCTTCCTGACCGGCAATGGCTATGACGCCAGCGTCGTCGTCCTGTTCTTGTTCATGATGGTCTTCATGGACACCACGGCCACCATCGTCACCGGCGCCTGCGCCGAGCGGTGGAGCTTCAAGAGCTTCTTCATCTTCAGCATCATCGTCGGTGCCTTCATCTACCCGGTGTTCGGCTGTTGGGTGTGGGGCGGCGGCTGGCTGGCGCAGATCGGCTATCGGTTGGGTCTGGGCCACGGGGCGGTCGACTACGCTGGATCGGGCGTCGTGCACTTGCAAGGTGGCGCGCTGGCTTTCATCACGGCGCTGCTCATCGGGCCGCGCATCGGCAAGTACGACGCCGACGGCAAGGTCAACCCGATCCTTCCGCACGACATCCCGATGGTGCAGGTGGGCACGTTCATCCTGGCCTTCGGCTGGTTCGGCTTCAACGCCGGCAGCTCGCTGGCCGGTTCTGACGGCCGCATCGGCATCGTCGCCGCCAACACGATGATCGCCGGCATGTCGGCGACCATCTCGGGCGTCATCTATATGTGGACCCGCTATGGCAAGCCTGACCCCAGCATGATGTGCAACAGCATGCTGGCCGGCCTGGTGGCCATCACGTCGCCGTGCGCATTCGTCACGCCGGTGGGCGCGTTCATCATCGGCGCCGTCGCCGGTGTGCTGGTCGTGGTCAGCGTGTTCTTCTTCGACAAGGTGAAGATCGACGATCCGGTCGGCGCCATCAGCGTTCACGGCGTCAACGGCGCCTGGGGCCTGATCGCTGTCGGCTTGTTCTCCGACGGCAGCTACGGTCAGGGTTGGAACGGCGTCGGCGCCACCGATTACCTGGGCGTCGCGGGCAAGGGAGTCGCCGGCCTGTTCTACGGCGACTCGAAGCAGCTGGTCGCCCAGCTGGTCGAGACCGGCGTCTGCATCGCCTGGAACGTGGTGGTGGGCGGACTCGCCTTCTACGTCATCGGCAAGGTGCTGGGTTCGAACCGCGTCACCGCCGAGGTCGAGATCGCCGGTCTGGACATTCCGGAGATGGGCCTGGCCGGTTACCCGGAGTTCTTGGACCACATGACCCCGGCCGACGTGCCCGCGCAGCAGGTGGCTGCCGCGAAGAAGGCCGTCCCCTCGTTGAGCAGCACCTAGTCACCGCGTAGAAGCCTTCTTTTAACCTTCGGGCTGGGCCTCGTTTGTGGCGGGGCCCAGCTTTTTCTTTGTAGAAGCATCGACAAATGATGAAAGACGTCCTGGTCTGCCTGGAAGAGTCCGCCAGCACGGAAGCAGCGACACGAACCGCGCTGCAGATTGCCAAGGCGCAGAACGCGCACCTGGTGGGACTGGTCGTCATCGACGAGCCACAGATTCGCGCCGGTGCCGCCACCGGCATCGGGGGCGCCAGTTACAAGCACGAACGCGACGAAGCACTGATGGCCGACGCAGCAAAACACGCGGCCGCTTGGTTGGGCGCCTTCGATCGTCTTTGCCGGGAAGCAAAGATCGTGGGTGAAACCCGCCAGGTGGTCGGGCGGGCGGCGGCCAGCATCCTGCGCGAGATGCAATCCTTCGACGTCAGCGTGATGGGACGCGACGCCAACTTTCACTTCGAGACCGTGGCCGCCGATCCCGAGACGCGTAGTTATGTTCTTCACCGCTCACAAAAGCCGACCATCCTGGTACCGGCCACCGGGCGTCCAATCTGGAAGCGGGCGGTGATTGCCTATGACGGAAGCTCGGCGTCC
This Polyangia bacterium DNA region includes the following protein-coding sequences:
- a CDS encoding endonuclease/exonuclease/phosphatase family protein; protein product: MPFSRVESVQHEIRAHYRALRAIRTRKALERSALWAEIAGEAQRVLEGVERGDRASVAAPGSRARKLRAVAWNIQRGARLDDLRRAVAAPPFADADLFLLSEVDIGLGRSGNRNVARELAETLGMSYAFGVSYLALTDDFGDDAGGVENTLALSGAAVISRHPIGRVENIDLPEIRDKFHSSEKRLGKKRALLAEIALPDGPLVVAACHLDSNASPGQRAHQLTGVLDSIDRSGVTRALVGGDFNSSTYDLSSTFALARDILHKFLVTGFRATVDQYLTPEKHYERPVFDLLRARHFAVEGFNDRALGTYFYDLTDSYVLAHSQKQVGRLLTRLLVRLLRPWNGCVPVRLDWFAGRNLTPVGATVERPRAAVDGRPLSDHSAVIVDVAVQKAERSATDQ
- a CDS encoding formamidase; protein product: MSGLGGLNKSPAGVVLGLVQLQLPTVTTPGELGAQTKRIVEMVGKARRNLPTMDLVVFPEYSLHGLSMSIDPALMCRMDGPEVAAFRAACREQRIWGCFSIMEANPRGNPYNTGFILDDAGELQLYYRKLHPWVPVEPWEPGDLGIPVCEGPNGSRLALIICHDGMFPEMARECAYQGAEIILRTAGYTAPIRHAWKITNQANAFQNLAVTASVCLCGSDGTFDSMGEGQIVNFDGVALAEGGARADEIVTAEVRPDLVREARRLWGVENNIYQLGHRGYVAVAGGADDCPYTYMRDLVAGRYRLPWESEVVHVDGTSCGFPAPTRKYAPAAAAPLKRTG
- a CDS encoding YceI family protein; translated protein: MPTNHWNLDTVHSDISFSVRHMVVSKVRGRFGKFSGNIELDESDLARSVVEATIDASSIDTGTAQRDDHLRSADFFDVEHFPQIRFRSTAIETLGKERYRLTGELTIRDVKRDIALDVEYGGRGKDPWGNERVGFTAKGAFDRKDFGLKWNQALETGGVLVSDRVEIELELQAVRAANAAAA
- a CDS encoding LysR substrate-binding domain-containing protein — encoded protein: MDLNEMLVFARVALTGSFTTAAADLGMPKSTVSRKVTELEARLKARLLNRTTRKVSLTDVGRTYYDYCARVVAEIEDAERAVTNLQEMPRGLLRVTTGPNVAFLTPILNDYMRRYPEVRVEIFCTGRTVDLIEERFDVAIRAGVLGDSTLIARSLGKVRWFLVGAPAYLKKHGRPRAIDDLKQHDCIMFGTASSGAALRLQRGDRAAHVEPPARFMVNDFDLVHAAALAGLGVALLPAYFCLDDIRTKRLERVLGDWEAPPVPVHVVYPGARYVSPKVKTFVDHLQERTTPPPWEVGPMP
- a CDS encoding acyl-CoA dehydrogenase family protein; this encodes MLARRTVIGQAILKTVDKAMETAGGVGFFRETGLERLFRDVQASRCQPAPEKTQTRLTGRVPLGLDIDG
- a CDS encoding OmpA family protein, which translates into the protein MSEKKCSLLVLAIPVLATLGCAARPRPVELVALEKLRADPTLRDADRRAFDLLAEADDLLLRAHAAWDRRDTYAARRDALLGQIKMKTALAILQAEYAQSQSAQLDDKLAIVRDEDARLEDQLAIVREGVDLLEKLRATKAAAAQERKTMTEQMASAKQQAVSERQKLADQLSSQQRRAEALDGIRRAELAIRTAETVQAPRYAKVKYVAATNMLQEAHKEFDAGRWDEALARTALAQSEADGGIAVARPQYERTAELVANRARDAALEADASALSGVKLRLERAGDLQRLVVVLGGLFADKQSVLLPEGAKTLDSVKELLANYPSYPVQIAGFTDDQGAPKELAALSLARANAVYWALVTRGIDPKRLNVDGKGREQPVADNATAGGRARNARIELSILYHVAQ
- the amt gene encoding ammonium transporter, which gives rise to MFKIRNVKQRRWLAAMVLTVTLVGASATQAFADDPVPDKTGGFQTTPTAFSVPGYTKPVPEKATTKDLAVAVDAVAQSASHSIYSINFVWTLVAGFLVMFMQAGFALVETGLIRAKNASHTFSMNFMVYGLGMLGFFVCGFAFMCGGLNGTAIGGPASLGGTPTLHSMLTIGSAMNGDHGWGLIGTTGFFLTGNGYDASVVVLFLFMMVFMDTTATIVTGACAERWSFKSFFIFSIIVGAFIYPVFGCWVWGGGWLAQIGYRLGLGHGAVDYAGSGVVHLQGGALAFITALLIGPRIGKYDADGKVNPILPHDIPMVQVGTFILAFGWFGFNAGSSLAGSDGRIGIVAANTMIAGMSATISGVIYMWTRYGKPDPSMMCNSMLAGLVAITSPCAFVTPVGAFIIGAVAGVLVVVSVFFFDKVKIDDPVGAISVHGVNGAWGLIAVGLFSDGSYGQGWNGVGATDYLGVAGKGVAGLFYGDSKQLVAQLVETGVCIAWNVVVGGLAFYVIGKVLGSNRVTAEVEIAGLDIPEMGLAGYPEFLDHMTPADVPAQQVAAAKKAVPSLSST
- a CDS encoding universal stress protein, with the translated sequence MMKDVLVCLEESASTEAATRTALQIAKAQNAHLVGLVVIDEPQIRAGAATGIGGASYKHERDEALMADAAKHAAAWLGAFDRLCREAKIVGETRQVVGRAAASILREMQSFDVSVMGRDANFHFETVAADPETRSYVLHRSQKPTILVPATGRPIWKRAVIAYDGSSASKRAVAAFADSGLAHGLELHVATVDDDGATAWEMAGRAIEDLKRRGFHAALHNVVSVLPIPEALLEIAGKLDADVLVMGAYAGSRILERVWGSVTTDLIEKTTISLFLQH